In Methylomonas sp. MK1, the following are encoded in one genomic region:
- a CDS encoding type II toxin-antitoxin system RelE/ParE family toxin: protein MKPSYRIRQLAAEDLEQIWLYTFQQWGPEQADQYLRALFDRFNWLAEYPKLGKARDDIKPGYFCVPEGRHLVFYITTNTGIEIIGIPHQSMEVFNDVG, encoded by the coding sequence ATGAAGCCAAGCTATCGCATCAGGCAACTGGCAGCGGAGGATTTGGAGCAGATTTGGCTTTATACGTTTCAACAATGGGGTCCCGAGCAAGCCGACCAATACCTACGCGCACTGTTCGACCGTTTCAACTGGCTTGCGGAATACCCCAAGCTAGGCAAGGCGCGCGACGATATAAAACCCGGTTATTTTTGTGTCCCCGAAGGCCGGCATTTAGTTTTTTACATCACTACCAATACCGGCATAGAAATAATCGGCATTCCTCACCAGAGCATGGAAGTATTTAATGATGTTGGATGA
- the sucD gene encoding succinate--CoA ligase subunit alpha, with the protein MAIFIDQNTRIIVQGFTGKIGTFHAQEMIDYGSNLVGGVTPGKGGQKHLDRPVFNTVKDAVEQAGAEASIVFVPPAYAADSIMEAAEAGIKYCVSITDGIPTQDMMKVKIFLSKFPKEKRMVLTGPNCAGTISPGKSMLGIMPGHIYIPGNVGIVGRSGTLGYEAADQMKALGIGVSTSVGIGGDPINGSSHRDILEKFEQDPETKVVVMIGEIGGPQEVEAGMFAKEHMSKPVVAYIAGLTAPKGRRMGHAGAIISSVGESAAEKVEMLKELGVIIAPTPAAMGETVAKVLATL; encoded by the coding sequence ATGGCAATTTTTATCGATCAAAACACTCGCATCATCGTCCAAGGTTTCACCGGCAAGATCGGTACCTTTCACGCCCAGGAGATGATCGACTACGGCTCCAACTTGGTCGGCGGCGTGACGCCGGGTAAGGGCGGGCAAAAACATCTGGACCGCCCAGTGTTCAATACCGTCAAGGACGCTGTCGAACAAGCCGGCGCTGAAGCCAGTATCGTGTTCGTGCCACCGGCTTATGCTGCTGACTCCATCATGGAAGCCGCTGAAGCCGGGATCAAATACTGTGTGTCGATCACCGACGGGATTCCGACCCAGGACATGATGAAAGTCAAAATCTTCCTGAGCAAATTCCCCAAGGAAAAGCGCATGGTGCTGACCGGCCCTAACTGCGCCGGCACCATTAGTCCGGGTAAATCCATGCTGGGCATCATGCCGGGGCATATTTACATACCGGGCAATGTCGGTATTGTCGGCCGTTCCGGTACGCTGGGATATGAAGCCGCCGATCAGATGAAAGCCTTAGGGATAGGCGTATCGACCTCGGTCGGTATTGGCGGCGACCCGATCAACGGCAGCTCGCACCGCGACATCCTGGAAAAGTTCGAACAAGATCCGGAAACCAAAGTGGTTGTGATGATAGGCGAGATCGGCGGCCCGCAAGAAGTGGAAGCCGGCATGTTCGCGAAAGAACACATGAGCAAGCCGGTCGTAGCTTACATTGCCGGGTTAACCGCACCCAAAGGCCGTCGTATGGGCCATGCCGGGGCGATTATTTCCTCGGTTGGCGAATCTGCGGCGGAGAAAGTTGAAATGCTGAAAGAGTTGGGCGTGATTATCGCCCCAACCCCAGCGGCGATGGGCGAAACAGTGGCTAAGGTATTGGCAACACTATAA
- a CDS encoding cation:proton antiporter, protein MNTTEIFLIALTIIYSLPYLIWRIGRTDYFAPLVVVQIITGILLGPGVLGAAFPDYYAFVFNKQVIQALNGITWWSVMLFVWVAGIELDLRQAWQHRLETSITAGLALGVPLGLGCVVALGMLMFEGWMGAKAMPWQFVLGMGMSCAVTALPILILLMEKLEILRQPIGQRILRYASMDDIAIWAVLALILLDWERVGRQGAFLVGFAISAYGIRKLMAWLPERDRWYVGIIALAATGFAADWAGLHFMVGAFLAGAILDGCWFNQNQLDMLRHHLLLTVMPVYFISAGLKTNWAMGGAAVLVVAGVLLLVSVFGKLLGIHLAGKILKWRRGEASLIGWLLQTKALIMIIFANVLLDKEIISSETFTALLLMAVLSTMLTVPVVSPKLARMQALISRAE, encoded by the coding sequence ATGAACACCACTGAAATATTTCTGATTGCCTTAACCATTATCTACAGCCTGCCGTATCTGATCTGGCGAATCGGCCGGACCGACTATTTCGCGCCTTTGGTGGTGGTGCAGATTATCACCGGAATTTTGCTGGGGCCGGGGGTCTTGGGTGCCGCGTTTCCGGATTATTATGCCTTTGTTTTTAACAAACAGGTGATACAAGCGCTGAACGGTATCACCTGGTGGTCGGTGATGCTGTTTGTCTGGGTGGCAGGTATTGAATTGGATCTGCGTCAGGCCTGGCAACATCGGCTGGAAACCAGCATCACCGCTGGGTTGGCGCTGGGCGTGCCCTTGGGCTTGGGTTGCGTTGTGGCTTTGGGCATGCTGATGTTCGAAGGCTGGATGGGAGCCAAGGCCATGCCTTGGCAATTTGTGCTGGGGATGGGGATGTCCTGTGCCGTGACGGCGCTGCCGATCTTGATTTTGTTGATGGAAAAACTGGAAATTCTGCGTCAGCCCATCGGCCAGCGCATCTTGCGTTACGCCAGCATGGACGATATTGCGATTTGGGCGGTGCTGGCCTTAATTCTGTTGGATTGGGAGCGGGTAGGCCGGCAGGGCGCTTTTTTAGTGGGTTTTGCAATCAGCGCCTACGGCATTCGTAAACTAATGGCCTGGCTGCCGGAACGTGACCGTTGGTATGTCGGCATTATCGCCTTGGCTGCTACCGGTTTTGCCGCAGACTGGGCCGGGCTGCATTTTATGGTGGGGGCGTTTTTGGCCGGCGCTATCCTGGATGGCTGTTGGTTTAATCAAAACCAGCTGGACATGCTTCGCCACCATCTATTACTGACGGTGATGCCGGTCTATTTCATCAGCGCCGGCTTGAAAACCAATTGGGCAATGGGCGGCGCGGCGGTACTGGTCGTCGCCGGGGTATTGTTGTTGGTCTCGGTGTTCGGAAAGTTGCTGGGTATCCATCTGGCCGGAAAAATCCTGAAATGGCGGCGCGGCGAGGCTTCGTTGATTGGTTGGCTGCTGCAAACCAAAGCCTTAATCATGATTATCTTTGCCAATGTCTTGCTGGATAAAGAAATTATTAGCAGCGAAACCTTCACCGCCCTGCTACTAATGGCCGTGCTTAGTACCATGCTGACGGTGCCGGTGGTGTCGCCGAAACTGGCGCGGATGCAGGCGCTTATCTCGCGCGCAGAATAA
- a CDS encoding REP-associated tyrosine transposase: MTRSRYRVLQNPSPHFLTATVNQWLPLFTRPATVNIVLDSWRFLQRDSGIQLYGYVILENHLHLIAASPDLSRDMQRFKAYTAKQIIADFQQSGSARVLELLALLKRPYKTESEYQVWEEGSHPQLIETEAAMRQKLDYIHRNPVKRGYVDLPEHWRYSSARNYAGMEGLI; the protein is encoded by the coding sequence ATGACCCGCAGCCGCTACCGAGTCCTGCAAAACCCCAGCCCGCACTTCCTGACCGCAACGGTCAATCAGTGGCTGCCGCTGTTTACCCGTCCGGCGACGGTGAATATCGTGCTGGATTCCTGGCGGTTTTTGCAGCGCGACAGCGGGATTCAGCTTTACGGTTACGTGATCCTGGAAAATCACTTGCATCTGATCGCCGCTTCGCCGGATTTAAGCCGGGACATGCAGCGGTTTAAGGCTTATACCGCCAAGCAAATCATCGCTGATTTTCAGCAAAGCGGTTCGGCGCGGGTGCTGGAATTATTGGCGTTGTTGAAGCGGCCGTATAAGACTGAGAGCGAATACCAGGTTTGGGAGGAAGGTAGCCATCCGCAGCTGATCGAAACCGAGGCGGCGATGCGGCAGAAGCTGGATTATATTCACCGCAATCCGGTCAAGCGCGGCTATGTGGACTTGCCTGAGCATTGGCGTTATTCCAGTGCGCGGAATTATGCGGGAATGGAGGGCTTGATCTAG
- a CDS encoding DEAD/DEAH box helicase: protein MQSSRLVERLKTYRTLTPEQQIILKLLAVYYGYSSLINLAKCLGSLGIREGEKTLKSEAVKARLKPLIKAGLLEENLKSGGTRCCRTLAEVLTRQAVEDKEFDLFAGAVQMNNPPGHGYYRYSTVDDCIREARIQFYRGDYARVDECLESGAHYLGKLPPVNELYLSWFLNPLDVAWFTTHHPQLLLGLGGFSGLHQLLYLYADEKLDGFLQQLLFVSQGMQQELLNRVALELRLLRGDWDEVEQRVADQNDPELQAIAATLIFLRGDYAAAVNRFEGALAQLRKVSGQRTAYFYGLAGVFYPLAILKNNDAKQRAKLGTLINQAIKADNYWLGIYHQLALFQRFLQGDLSLREQLLNTDLTYKISSGYRESGYPETLLTPPLLLHVFLTLIKFWVKADQFNHVTPLSQKLYRHLLDNGYRWPAAELAKIFTHIEPPRSMQWDCSFFDGRPALADLFASRPDWDLALDALLNLPKAEKKADTAAPIDKPTRLVWLLSYDDISHELEIEPREQKQQAKGGWSKGRAIALKRLAHETNKFDYLTEQDIKLCAHIKEYRDSGWYGSGTYFEFDNSMPQALLGHPLLFWADAPEVRVDVVKGEAELRVRKLEGSDKIKISLEPVPGHEQKYYVAKETPTRLRVLEFTGDHHKIFAVLGGKGLEVPVSAQDRVLQTLTSISGLLTVHSDIGGSSSSAEQVLADATPRVHLLPWGEGLRVAMLIRPFASGGAYYQPGHGGESVLAEIDGRHCQAKRDLVLEKQRAQTVLQACDVLEQAERDGAGDYLLDQPEQCLELLLQLHALPAEQVVLEWPEGVKFRVLGQTGGSGFSMQIKRDNDWFALQGELQVNEDTVIEIQQLLGLLNNREGRFLKLQDGQFIALTEEFRRRLDDLRAYADLHGKKVRINPLAALTLEDWQDDAGFKADKHWQVHLQRLKDSRDYQPQVPSTFQAELRDYQLDGYRWLARLARWGVGACLADDMGLGKTVQGLALLVDRAPNGPSLIVAPTSVCMNWENESNRFAPTLNPQILGGGDRQRLLDNLGPYDLLICSYGLLQQEQVAEMLAKIQFQTVILDEAQWIKNIATRRSQGAMSLQAEFKLIMTGTPLENHLGELWNLFRFINPGLLGSLEQFNQRFAGPIERDRSAEARFQLKKLIQPFILRRTKTQVLQELPPRTEIPIYVELSAEEMAFYEALRRDSLAALSSADAPAGQKQLQILAAISKLRRSCCNTLLANAAVALPSSKLAAFGDIVDELLDNKHKALVFSQFVDHLQLIKNYIEQRGIRYQYLDGSTPAKDRQQRVDAFQRGEGELFLISLKAGGVGLNLTAADYVIHMDPWWNPAVEDQASDRAHRMGQQRPVTIYRMIAKNTIEEKIVALHSHKRDLADSLLDGADMSGKVSADELLNLMKGEI from the coding sequence ATGCAATCTTCTCGTTTAGTCGAACGCCTTAAAACTTATCGGACATTAACTCCAGAGCAACAGATTATTTTGAAGTTGCTGGCCGTGTATTACGGCTATAGTTCGCTGATCAATTTGGCTAAATGTCTGGGTAGTTTGGGTATCAGGGAGGGCGAGAAAACTCTTAAGTCCGAAGCGGTCAAAGCCCGCTTAAAGCCGCTGATTAAAGCCGGCTTGCTGGAAGAAAACCTCAAATCCGGCGGCACCCGTTGCTGCCGTACCTTGGCGGAAGTGCTGACGCGGCAAGCTGTCGAAGACAAAGAGTTTGATTTGTTTGCCGGCGCCGTACAAATGAACAATCCGCCCGGCCATGGCTACTATCGTTACAGCACCGTGGACGACTGCATCCGCGAAGCGCGCATCCAATTTTATCGCGGCGATTACGCCAGAGTCGACGAATGTCTGGAATCCGGGGCCCATTACTTGGGCAAACTGCCGCCGGTTAACGAACTCTATCTGTCGTGGTTTTTAAACCCGTTGGATGTGGCTTGGTTTACCACACATCATCCGCAATTATTGCTGGGGCTGGGCGGGTTTTCCGGCTTACATCAGCTGCTGTATCTGTATGCCGATGAAAAATTGGATGGGTTTTTACAGCAGTTATTGTTCGTCAGCCAGGGGATGCAGCAAGAATTGTTGAACCGCGTAGCTTTGGAATTGCGCTTGCTGCGAGGTGACTGGGACGAAGTCGAGCAACGGGTGGCGGATCAAAATGATCCGGAACTGCAAGCAATTGCTGCGACATTGATTTTTCTGCGCGGCGATTACGCGGCAGCGGTCAACCGTTTCGAAGGCGCTTTGGCACAGCTGCGCAAGGTTTCAGGACAACGCACCGCCTATTTTTACGGCTTGGCAGGGGTGTTTTACCCGCTGGCTATCCTGAAAAACAATGACGCCAAACAACGCGCCAAGCTCGGCACATTAATCAACCAAGCTATCAAAGCCGACAATTATTGGCTGGGCATTTATCATCAGTTAGCCTTGTTCCAGCGTTTTTTGCAAGGTGACTTGTCCTTGCGGGAGCAACTGTTAAACACCGATTTAACCTATAAAATCAGTAGCGGCTATCGGGAAAGCGGCTACCCGGAGACCTTACTCACTCCGCCATTACTACTGCATGTGTTTTTAACCCTGATCAAATTTTGGGTCAAAGCCGATCAATTCAATCATGTCACGCCACTTAGTCAAAAGCTATATCGGCATTTGTTGGACAACGGTTATCGTTGGCCGGCGGCCGAATTGGCCAAGATCTTTACCCATATAGAGCCGCCGCGTTCTATGCAATGGGATTGCAGCTTTTTCGATGGCCGGCCGGCGTTGGCTGATTTGTTCGCCAGCCGCCCCGATTGGGACTTGGCATTGGACGCGTTACTAAACTTGCCCAAGGCCGAAAAAAAAGCCGATACCGCCGCGCCTATCGACAAGCCTACGCGCTTGGTCTGGTTACTGAGTTACGACGATATTAGCCACGAGTTGGAGATTGAACCACGCGAACAAAAGCAGCAAGCTAAAGGTGGCTGGAGTAAGGGCAGGGCGATTGCATTGAAACGGTTGGCGCACGAAACCAACAAGTTTGACTACTTAACTGAGCAGGATATTAAGCTGTGCGCGCATATTAAGGAATACCGCGATAGCGGCTGGTACGGTAGCGGCACGTATTTTGAATTCGACAATAGCATGCCGCAGGCGCTGCTGGGTCACCCCTTGTTGTTTTGGGCCGATGCGCCCGAGGTGAGAGTGGATGTGGTCAAGGGCGAAGCCGAACTGCGGGTGAGAAAGCTGGAAGGTAGCGATAAGATCAAAATTAGCTTGGAACCCGTGCCCGGACATGAACAAAAATACTATGTCGCCAAGGAAACGCCCACGCGCTTGCGAGTGCTGGAGTTCACCGGCGACCATCATAAAATTTTTGCGGTATTGGGCGGCAAGGGCTTGGAAGTGCCGGTGTCTGCGCAAGATCGCGTCTTGCAAACCCTGACCAGTATTTCCGGCTTGTTGACCGTGCATTCGGATATCGGCGGCAGTTCCAGTAGCGCCGAGCAAGTCCTGGCCGACGCCACGCCGCGTGTGCATTTATTACCCTGGGGCGAAGGCCTGCGCGTGGCGATGTTGATTCGGCCCTTCGCTAGCGGCGGCGCGTATTATCAGCCTGGGCACGGCGGTGAAAGCGTGCTGGCCGAAATCGATGGTCGCCATTGTCAGGCCAAGCGCGATTTGGTCTTGGAGAAACAGCGGGCGCAGACGGTCTTGCAAGCTTGTGACGTATTGGAACAGGCGGAACGGGACGGGGCGGGCGATTATTTACTGGACCAACCGGAACAGTGTCTGGAACTGCTGTTGCAACTGCACGCATTGCCCGCCGAGCAAGTCGTGCTGGAATGGCCGGAAGGTGTCAAGTTTCGGGTGTTGGGGCAAACCGGGGGCAGCGGTTTTAGCATGCAAATCAAGCGCGACAACGACTGGTTTGCCTTGCAAGGCGAGTTGCAAGTCAACGAAGATACCGTCATCGAAATTCAGCAATTGCTGGGTTTATTGAATAATCGCGAAGGCCGGTTTTTAAAATTGCAGGACGGTCAGTTCATTGCCTTGACCGAAGAATTTCGCCGCCGGCTCGACGATTTACGGGCCTACGCGGATCTGCACGGCAAGAAAGTGCGGATAAACCCGTTGGCCGCTCTGACTTTGGAAGACTGGCAGGACGACGCCGGTTTTAAAGCCGATAAACATTGGCAAGTGCACCTGCAACGGCTGAAGGATTCGCGAGACTATCAACCCCAAGTGCCGTCCACCTTTCAAGCCGAATTGCGCGATTACCAATTGGATGGTTACCGTTGGTTGGCGCGTCTGGCTCGCTGGGGCGTCGGCGCCTGCCTAGCCGACGACATGGGCTTGGGCAAGACCGTGCAAGGTTTGGCTTTATTGGTGGACCGGGCGCCGAATGGTCCCAGTTTGATCGTCGCGCCAACTTCGGTATGCATGAACTGGGAAAACGAATCCAACCGCTTTGCACCGACCCTAAATCCGCAGATTCTGGGTGGCGGCGATCGGCAGCGCTTGCTGGATAATTTGGGGCCTTACGATTTGCTGATTTGCAGTTACGGCTTGTTACAACAGGAACAAGTCGCCGAGATGCTGGCGAAAATCCAGTTCCAGACGGTGATTCTCGACGAAGCGCAATGGATAAAAAACATCGCCACTCGCCGCTCACAAGGGGCGATGAGTCTGCAAGCCGAGTTTAAATTGATCATGACCGGCACGCCCTTGGAAAATCATTTGGGCGAGCTGTGGAATTTGTTCAGGTTTATCAATCCCGGTTTGCTGGGATCGCTGGAACAATTCAATCAACGTTTCGCCGGCCCAATCGAACGCGACCGCAGCGCCGAGGCGCGTTTCCAACTTAAGAAACTGATCCAGCCTTTTATTCTGCGCCGTACCAAAACTCAGGTACTACAGGAATTGCCGCCGCGCACGGAAATCCCGATCTATGTCGAGCTCAGCGCTGAGGAAATGGCCTTCTACGAAGCCCTGCGCCGCGATAGTCTGGCGGCATTGAGCAGCGCCGATGCGCCGGCTGGGCAAAAACAATTGCAGATTCTGGCGGCCATCAGCAAATTGCGCCGGAGCTGTTGCAATACCTTGCTGGCCAATGCGGCGGTGGCTTTACCCAGCAGCAAGTTGGCGGCATTCGGTGATATCGTCGACGAATTGCTGGATAACAAGCACAAAGCCCTGGTGTTCAGCCAGTTTGTTGATCATCTGCAATTGATCAAAAACTATATCGAGCAGCGCGGGATTCGTTATCAATACTTGGATGGCAGTACACCTGCCAAGGATAGACAGCAACGGGTAGACGCGTTCCAGCGTGGCGAGGGCGAATTGTTTTTGATCAGTTTGAAGGCTGGCGGCGTGGGTTTAAATCTGACCGCCGCCGATTATGTGATTCATATGGACCCGTGGTGGAATCCGGCCGTGGAGGATCAGGCCTCGGATCGGGCGCACCGCATGGGCCAACAGCGGCCGGTAACGATCTACCGGATGATCGCCAAAAATACCATAGAGGAAAAAATCGTCGCGCTGCACAGCCATAAACGCGATCTGGCTGATAGCTTGCTGGATGGTGCGGACATGAGCGGCAAGGTGTCTGCCGACGAATTACTCAATCTGATGAAAGGCGAAATTTAA
- a CDS encoding NAD(P)/FAD-dependent oxidoreductase, which yields MPPSERFDAAVIGGGPAGASAAIMLAKAGKRVVLFERSRFPRFQIGESLLPACWEIWRRLGVTEKIEAEGFTVKQGANFGMFNQKPDVLLLTAEYPGYFERPYTYHVERARFDQILLEHAAECGVEVRREWSVADVLFDGERAIGVSAGKNGSDPAPIHTSVVIDASGRESMIARKLNWRRPLPELNKIAHFAHFKGGFRRDPHGFINFGEVMDGSVTTDIHTIDGGWVWYIPLRDNITSVGAVLDTHFAKSLGDSPQQRFEAAIQSCECVREWLTGAQQAMDIKTISSIGYMNERFHGDGFLLVGDASMFVDPVFSAGVTLAMRSGVFAADAVLDGFANGGDFSAARLRNYEERIREPMGRIFQMIYNWYRILEQKDANNIILRSRQSPMLRERFIVLLSGGYDMVSMKQILEAGQEPSSTYLVS from the coding sequence ATGCCGCCATCTGAACGCTTCGATGCCGCCGTCATCGGTGGCGGCCCGGCCGGCGCCAGCGCGGCGATCATGTTGGCCAAAGCGGGTAAACGCGTGGTGTTGTTCGAACGCTCGCGCTTTCCACGCTTTCAAATCGGCGAATCTTTATTGCCGGCTTGTTGGGAAATCTGGCGGCGGCTGGGTGTCACGGAAAAAATCGAAGCCGAAGGCTTTACGGTCAAGCAAGGCGCGAACTTTGGCATGTTCAACCAAAAACCCGATGTGTTACTGCTGACCGCGGAATATCCGGGGTATTTCGAACGGCCCTATACCTATCACGTCGAGCGCGCGCGCTTTGATCAAATTCTGCTGGAACATGCCGCCGAATGCGGCGTGGAGGTGCGCCGGGAATGGTCGGTTGCCGATGTGCTATTCGACGGCGAACGCGCGATTGGCGTTAGTGCTGGCAAAAATGGCTCTGACCCGGCGCCGATTCATACCTCAGTCGTCATCGACGCCTCGGGCCGCGAATCTATGATCGCCCGCAAGTTAAACTGGCGGCGGCCCTTGCCCGAGCTGAACAAAATCGCCCATTTCGCCCATTTTAAAGGCGGCTTTCGCCGCGACCCACACGGTTTTATCAATTTTGGCGAGGTGATGGACGGCTCGGTAACCACCGACATCCATACCATCGACGGCGGCTGGGTTTGGTACATTCCGCTACGAGACAATATCACCAGCGTCGGCGCGGTGTTGGATACCCACTTTGCGAAAAGCTTGGGCGATTCGCCGCAGCAACGCTTCGAGGCCGCCATCCAAAGCTGCGAGTGCGTTCGCGAGTGGTTGACGGGCGCGCAGCAAGCCATGGACATCAAAACTATTTCCTCTATTGGCTACATGAACGAACGCTTTCACGGCGACGGCTTTTTACTGGTTGGCGATGCCTCGATGTTTGTCGACCCGGTATTTTCCGCTGGGGTGACGCTAGCGATGCGCAGCGGCGTGTTCGCCGCCGATGCGGTGCTGGACGGTTTCGCTAACGGTGGCGATTTCAGCGCTGCTCGGCTGCGTAATTATGAGGAGCGCATCCGCGAACCGATGGGCCGCATTTTCCAAATGATCTACAACTGGTACCGGATCCTGGAACAAAAAGACGCCAATAACATCATCCTGCGTTCCCGGCAAAGCCCCATGCTGCGGGAACGCTTTATTGTCCTGCTGTCCGGTGGTTACGACATGGTCAGCATGAAACAAATTCTGGAAGCCGGCCAGGAACCGAGTTCAACCTATTTGGTTTCTTGA
- a CDS encoding phytoene desaturase family protein: MRGVHTESAKEVYDVVVIGAGIGGLSTAALLAKTGKSVLLVERHDRPGGYAHGFKRRNFHFDSGVHLVSGCSPEGYGNGSTMNKICRVAGIDPEELFIPVPSYARAVFPDFEIPLQAGEAAFVAGLTEHFPQEKDRLLALIRLCKVLAEEAMLAEEVLSQSKATRVSPMQTLGNLFRYRRTTLAEALDEFLVDARLKSACAMLWPYLGLPPSQLSFLYWASMMAGYTYEGGYYCRGSFQVYANQLAAAIENQGGEVLLNASVRRILVEQGKACGIVLENGQLIRSETVVSNIDIQHTAELLIGREHLPNGYCEGLAKLSPSLSIFASYIATDLPLSEQDHAHEGFFFESFDHEASYALSQTGQSNWFSATLPSFADSSLAPPGQSIMMLTTLCPFDVGESWRIAKNGFQQRLLEKAERHFPGLNDHLLVVESGSPRTMERYTLNRHGAAYGFAPSPDQIGPNRPSVVGALPGLFHTGHWTRPGGGVAGVSVSALLAAQAVLGIAKQEDFWKALGLDE; this comes from the coding sequence ATGCGCGGCGTTCACACGGAATCGGCAAAAGAAGTTTACGACGTTGTCGTCATTGGCGCGGGTATCGGCGGTCTCAGTACCGCCGCATTGCTGGCGAAAACCGGCAAGTCCGTGTTGCTGGTGGAAAGACACGATAGACCGGGTGGTTATGCCCACGGCTTCAAACGTCGAAACTTTCATTTTGATTCCGGCGTCCATCTGGTCAGCGGTTGCAGCCCAGAGGGTTATGGTAACGGCAGCACTATGAATAAGATCTGCCGGGTGGCGGGTATAGATCCGGAGGAACTGTTCATCCCTGTCCCATCATACGCCCGCGCGGTTTTTCCGGATTTCGAAATCCCGTTACAAGCCGGCGAAGCGGCGTTCGTGGCCGGCTTGACTGAACACTTTCCGCAGGAAAAAGACCGCCTGCTGGCGCTGATCCGGCTTTGTAAAGTATTGGCGGAAGAAGCCATGCTGGCCGAGGAAGTGTTGTCGCAAAGTAAGGCAACGCGGGTTTCGCCGATGCAAACGCTGGGCAATTTATTCCGCTATCGCCGCACCACGTTGGCCGAAGCGCTGGACGAGTTTTTGGTCGATGCTCGCCTGAAAAGCGCTTGCGCGATGCTCTGGCCTTACTTGGGTTTGCCACCGTCACAATTGTCCTTCTTGTATTGGGCCTCGATGATGGCCGGTTACACTTACGAAGGCGGTTATTACTGTCGAGGCAGTTTCCAGGTTTACGCCAATCAACTGGCCGCCGCCATCGAAAATCAAGGCGGCGAAGTGTTGCTAAATGCTAGCGTGCGCCGCATTTTAGTCGAGCAAGGCAAAGCCTGCGGCATCGTCTTGGAAAACGGCCAGCTGATTCGTTCTGAAACGGTAGTTTCCAACATCGACATCCAGCACACCGCCGAGCTGTTAATCGGTCGGGAGCATTTGCCAAACGGCTATTGCGAAGGCTTGGCAAAGCTGTCGCCGTCCTTATCGATCTTCGCCAGTTATATCGCCACCGACCTGCCTCTCTCTGAGCAAGATCATGCTCATGAAGGCTTTTTCTTTGAATCGTTCGACCACGAAGCCAGCTATGCATTAAGCCAAACCGGCCAGAGCAATTGGTTTTCTGCAACGCTGCCATCCTTCGCCGACTCCTCGCTGGCGCCGCCCGGACAAAGCATCATGATGCTGACCACACTGTGTCCATTTGACGTGGGGGAATCCTGGCGCATCGCCAAGAACGGTTTTCAGCAACGCTTACTAGAAAAAGCCGAGCGGCATTTTCCCGGCCTCAATGACCATTTGTTGGTAGTGGAGTCCGGCTCGCCTCGCACCATGGAGCGCTACACCCTAAACCGCCACGGCGCAGCCTATGGTTTTGCGCCCAGCCCGGATCAGATTGGCCCGAACCGGCCAAGTGTAGTTGGCGCCCTGCCCGGCTTGTTTCACACCGGCCATTGGACTCGGCCGGGTGGTGGTGTGGCCGGGGTCAGCGTTTCCGCCTTGCTCGCTGCACAAGCGGTACTGGGTATCGCGAAGCAAGAAGATTTTTGGAAAGCTTTAGGGCTGGATGAATAA